Part of the Streptomyces europaeiscabiei genome is shown below.
GCGACGAGCCGGGCCCCGATCCACCCCGACCGTCCGAGCCCGAGCACCGGCGGCAAGGTGGAGAGCAAGCCCAGTGTGACGCCGTCGAAGAGCCCGTCCAGCAAGGACACGACCGCGCCGGAGCTGCCCACCTCCGGGAACGAGGAGGACGGTCCGCTCTGGTCGGACGGCTCGGTCGACCCGCACAGCAACGACTTCTGGGCGCAGAGCAATCTCACCCTGAAGACGAGCGAGCAGCTCACCGAGCTGACCGTCCAGTTGCGGATCGCCCAGACCGGCGGGGTCACCTCGGCCGGCTCCTGGCGTTCGCTGCCGGAGCAGGACTTCGACCTCACGGTCGAGGCGGACGACGGCTTCCTGGTCTACACCTGGGTGCTCAAGGACGGCCGTACGGCCCCCAAGGGCGAGTTCGTCTTCGCCGGGCAGTACAACCACGAGCGCGGCGGCCGGGACGCGGGCGGCGACCGTTACGCCATCACCGCGAAGGCGGGTGGCGACGACCTCGCGGTGGCGGGCGGCTTCGAGGGCCAGGACGACAAGGACTCCTCGGACGAGGGCGACTCGTAGAAGAGATCTTTCGTGAAAAGGATCCGTGGACGCGGCAACCCTTTCTCCGCCGGTGGCGACCAGTAGGCGCAAGAGTCACCACCGGCAAGGATTCGGGTTCATGACCGCACCTGCAGCACAGCGCGTCCGGCACCGCCGTCGGGTCACCGGCCGGAGGGCCGTGATCGGCTCGGTCGCCGCCCTCGCCCCGACCGGCGGTGCCCTCGTGGCGACCTCACTGCTGTCCGGCGCCGGCGCCGCCCCGACCTGGCCGACGGCCAGGGGCAGCAGGGCCATGGCCATGGCCATGGCCCTGACCAGGACGATCGAGGCGTCGGGCACGTTCGACGGCAAGCTCAGGAAGTTCCTCGGCAGGGGCGCGCTCGGCGACGCCGGCCAGGACGAGGGCCCGGAGCCGACCCGGATCGGTACCGGCGTGGACGGAACCACCAGCAAGTTCTCGCCATCTGGCATCACGTACAAGTAAGCCAAGATCCGACAATCCCGGAGTACCACCCTTGAGCACCCACAAGAGACGCCTCACGCGCCGACGCGTGCTCGGAGCCGGCGCGCTCGGCGTCGCCGCCACCGGCGCCGCCGTCGCGGGCGGCACCGGCCTCCTCTCCACCGCGTCCGCCGCCGGGTTCGGCCACTCGGACGACGGAAAGAACGTCGTCGTCGACACCGGGGCGAACCTGGTCTTCAAGGTCTCCAGGACCACCGGCGACCTCACCTCGCTCCGCTACAGGGGCAAGGAGTACGAGGGCTACGGCGGCAGGCACTCGCACGTCGAGTCGGGTCTCGGCGCCTCGACCGTGACTGTGAAGCAGTCCGGGTCGACGATCCTGATCAAGGCCGTGCACGGCGCGATCACCCAGTGGTACGCGGCCCGCAGCGGCCAGAACAACGTCTACCTGTGGACGAACAAGGCGGACGCGTCCTTCACGGCGACCCGCTTCCTCGTCCGCCTCAAGCCGGGAATGTTCCCGAACGAGGGGCCGGACTCCTGGATCGAGGCCTCCGACAAGGTCATCGAGGCCGGTGACGTCTGGCGGCGCGCGGACGGCACGACCCACTCCAAGCACTACTCGGGCAAGCGGGTCGTCGACTACGACCACATCGGCTTCACCACCGGTTCGGTCGGCCTGTGGATCGTCCGCTCCAACCACGAGAAGGCCTCGGGCGGCCCCTTCTACCGCTCACTGCTCCGTCACTCCAACGACCTCGGCGCCGGTCTCTACGAGATCCTGCACTACAACCAGGCCCAGACCGAGGCGGAACGTTTCGGCCTGCAGGGTCCGTACGTCCTGGCGTTCACGGACGGCGGGGCGCCCTCGGCCTCGCTGGCCCACGACAAGCTGGACACGTCCTGGGTGGACGGCCTCGGCATCACCGGTTGGGTCGGCAGGGCCGGGCGCGGCAAGGTGGCCGGTGTGGGTCTCAAGGGCATGGACGCGAGGTACGCCTACACGGTCGGTTTCGCGAACAAGGGCGCCCAGTACTGGGCGAAGGCCGCCGCCGGAACCGGCGCCTTCTCCTGCAGGGGGATGCTGCCGGGGACGTACACACTGACCGTCCACAAGGGCGAGCTGGCCGTGCACACCCGGGAGGTGAAGGTGACGGCGGGCGGCTCGACCGCGCTGAACAGCATCACCATCACCGGTGATCCGTCGACCGCGAAGACGCTCTGGCGGCTCGGCGACTGGGACGGCACGCCCGGCGGGTTCAAGAACGCCGACCTGATGACGCACGCGCATCCGTCCGACGGCCGCGCGGCGAAGTGGACGGGCAACGTCACGCTGGGCGCCGGTGACCCGGCGGCGTCCTTTCCCGCGTACATCTGGCAGGACGTCAACGACGGCATCCGGGTCTTCTTCAGACTCACCGCCGCCCAGGCCGCCGCCGCGCACACCCTGCGGATCGGTGTCACGGACGCGTTCGCGGGCGGGCGGCCGCGGGTATCCATCAATGACTGGGTCTCGCCGATTCCGGCGGCCCCGAAGCAGCCCTCCACCCGGTCGCTCACCACGGGTTCGTACCGGGGAAACAACCACACGTTCACCTACAGCGTCCCTGCCAGTGCATGGAAGTCGAACACCAGTCAGTACAACGTACTGAAACTCAATATCGTCAGTGGTTCGAGCGGCACGGCGTTCCTCAGTCCGGGCACCTCGTTCGACTGCGTGGACCTGCTGGCCTGAGCCCCCCTCGGCCGGCAGCAGGTGCCGACCAGAGCCCCCCTCGGGGTCGGCACGGAAAACGCCCCCCGCCGGTGACGACCGGCGGGGGGCGCCTTTTCGCGCCGTGCCCGGCAGCTCAGCCGTGCCCGGCAGCTCAGTCCATGGTCGAGCCGATGGCCGTGGAGCCCGTGGTCAGGAACGTGGTGGCCGGCAGCGAACCGTCCGCCTGCCGCGGCGCGTACGCGGTTGCCGCGTCCGTGGACCTGAAGGGCGGCGTGGCCACGCCGCTGTCCCAGTTGTTCGCGGCCGACACCGTGGACGAGCCCAGTTTCGCCTTCCCCGTCCCGTTGCCCACCGCCAGGTTCCGCGCCGACCGGGCCTTGCCCGTGGCGAGATGGAACCCGTTCTCCTTGTTGGCGTAGGCCGTGTTGCGGTTGAGCAGGATCGCGCCGGTGTTGGAGTTCTCCGTGAACCCGTGCAACGTGTTGTCCCAGGCCGCGTTGCCGTTGACGGAGTGCGCGACGGACACCCCTCCCCCACCCAGCTTGAACCCGTTGCCGTTGCCCTCGAACGCGGAGTCGTTCCAGCGGTTCCTGCCGTTGCCGAAGGCCCAGGAGTGCTCGATGGTGACGGGCGAGGAGAACTGCCAGAGGTCGAGCCCGTCGTCCGCGTTGTTGTAGAGGCGCGCGCCGGTGATCCTGTTGCCCGTGCCCGAGCCGAACTTCACGGCGATGCCGTCGGCGTTCTGGCCGTGGTCGGCGGCGTCGTAGTTGCCGTGGCTGTCGAGGTTGCGCACGAGGTTGTTCGTCGTGCCGTCGCCGCGCAGCGTGAACCCGGAGTCGCCGTTGTTCGCGGTGACGAGGTTCTTGAAGATCCCGCCGACCGACGACGTGGCGACGAAGCCCTGGGCCGGGGAGTTCTGGAAGGTGAGGCCCAAGACGGTCCAGTAGTCGCCGTAGATGCCGGCGAGCCAGGAGCCGGCCGCCAGCCCCGACCCGTCGATCCTGACCTTCTCGCTGCCGTACGCGGTGAGCGTGATCCGGGCCGAGGCGGTGCCGTTCGCCGTCGACTTCAGGGTCTTCGTCGGCCGGTAGATGCCACCGCGCACCTGGATCGTCGTACCGGCGACGGCGTTCGCGACGGCCGACTCCAGCGACGCGGTGCTGGAGACGGTGACCGTGGTGGCCGCGGCCCGGGCGCCGTCCTGCGAGAGGCCGAGATGGACGCCGCCCGCCCCCGCGGCGACGGACACGGCGGCGGCGATCGACAGGGTGCGGGTCCTTCGATGGCGTCCGATGGTCTGACGCACGGGTGTTCCTTTCGCAGGGGACGCGCCTCAGGGAGACGAGGAACGAAGCGGGCCGGAGGGGCCGCCCCGGCCCGCTTCTGATCACTGGTCGCCGCCCGGCGGGAAAGGGTTGCCGCGCCCCCGCGAAATCGCCCGAAAGTTTCGCTCGGAGTCTTCACACGCCCACCGATTGACGAGCCGAACCCCACTGGCAACACTCCGAGAACAGCTCATCCAACAGAATCCACCAACCCCCCACAGGATGTGTCATGAGCCGCACCGCCCGCACGATCCTGCTCCCCCTCCTGGCTCTCCTCCTCGGCCTCCTGGCCGCACCGCCGAGCCCGGCGCAGTCCACCGAGCAGAAGGTGAAGAAACCCACGAAGTACGCGGGATACCTCTTCGCCTACTTCACCGGCGAGGGCACCGCCGACGGCGAGCAGATCCGATACGCGCTCAGCGAGGGCAACGACGCCCTGCGCTGGCGGGAGCTGAACGCGGGCGCGCCCGTCCTCACCTCCACCATCGGCGAGAAGGGCCTGCGCGACCCGTTCGTGATCCGCTCCCCCAGGGGCGACCGGTTCTACATGATCGCGACCGATCTGCGCATGTACCGCAACAGCAGCGGCAGCTGGGACGACGTCCAGCGCCACGGCAGCAGGTCCGTCATGATCTGGGAGTCCAGGGACCTGGTCCACTGGACCGACCAGCGCCTGGTGAAGGTGGCCCCCGACAACGCGGGCAACACCTGGGCACCGGAGGCGTACTGGGACAGCGGGCTCGGCAGGTTCGTCGTCTTCTGGGCGTCGAAGCTCTACGCCGACGACGACCCGGAGCACACCGGCTCGACGTACAACAAGATGATGTACGCGACGACGAAGGACTTCCGTACGTTCAGCGCTCCGAAGGTGTGGAACGACCCCGGCTACTCGGTCATCGACTCGACCGTCGTCGAGCACCGGGGCACGTACTACCGCTACACCAAGGACGAGCGCGACCCGAACTCCTCCAGTCCGTGCGCCAAGTTCATCACCGGCGAGAAGTCGCGCTCCCTGACCTCGACGACGTACGGCTTCGTCGCCGACTGCATCGGCAGCGGCGCGATGAGCCGGGGCGAGGGCCCGACCGTGTTCAAGTCGAACACCGAGGAGAAGTGGTACCTCTTCATCGACGAGTACGGCGGCCGGGGCTACATCCCGTTCGAGACGACCGACCTCGCCTCGGGCCGGTGGACGCCGTCCGAGAACTACGAACTGCCCGCGAGCCCGAGGCACGGCACGGTCATGCCGGTGACGAAGAAGGAGTACGACCGCCTGCTGGCCGCGTACTCCTAGTGCCGCGGCGGGCAGCGTTCGCCCGTGAAGGAGCGGCGTCCGGTGCGTGCTCTCGGCGTGCCGGCCGAAGGCCCTTGTACTGGATGTACTCGGGTCTTCGGCCGGTGCGGCGAGAGGGCGTGCCGGGCGTCGCGACGGGGCGGACGTCGCCTGCCGCGGCACTGGTCGCCGTTCAGTTCATCGTCGCGCCGATCGTCGTGCTGCCCGTGGTCAGGAAGGTGGTCGCGGGCAGCGTGCCGCTCGACGAACGGGCGTTGAACGTCGTCGAGGCGTTGGTGGAGCGGAACGCCGGGGTCGAGACGCCCGAGTCCCAGTTGTTGCCGGACGACACGACCGACGAGCCCTTGTTGACCGAGCCGCCGCTGTTGCTCACCGCCAGGTTCCTGCCGAGGCGGGCCGTGCCGGTGGCGAAGTAGTAGCCCCACTTGGCGTTGGCGTAG
Proteins encoded:
- a CDS encoding right-handed parallel beta-helix repeat-containing protein yields the protein MRQTIGRHRRTRTLSIAAAVSVAAGAGGVHLGLSQDGARAAATTVTVSSTASLESAVANAVAGTTIQVRGGIYRPTKTLKSTANGTASARITLTAYGSEKVRIDGSGLAAGSWLAGIYGDYWTVLGLTFQNSPAQGFVATSSVGGIFKNLVTANNGDSGFTLRGDGTTNNLVRNLDSHGNYDAADHGQNADGIAVKFGSGTGNRITGARLYNNADDGLDLWQFSSPVTIEHSWAFGNGRNRWNDSAFEGNGNGFKLGGGGVSVAHSVNGNAAWDNTLHGFTENSNTGAILLNRNTAYANKENGFHLATGKARSARNLAVGNGTGKAKLGSSTVSAANNWDSGVATPPFRSTDAATAYAPRQADGSLPATTFLTTGSTAIGSTMD
- a CDS encoding rhamnogalacturonan lyase B N-terminal domain-containing protein; translation: MSTHKRRLTRRRVLGAGALGVAATGAAVAGGTGLLSTASAAGFGHSDDGKNVVVDTGANLVFKVSRTTGDLTSLRYRGKEYEGYGGRHSHVESGLGASTVTVKQSGSTILIKAVHGAITQWYAARSGQNNVYLWTNKADASFTATRFLVRLKPGMFPNEGPDSWIEASDKVIEAGDVWRRADGTTHSKHYSGKRVVDYDHIGFTTGSVGLWIVRSNHEKASGGPFYRSLLRHSNDLGAGLYEILHYNQAQTEAERFGLQGPYVLAFTDGGAPSASLAHDKLDTSWVDGLGITGWVGRAGRGKVAGVGLKGMDARYAYTVGFANKGAQYWAKAAAGTGAFSCRGMLPGTYTLTVHKGELAVHTREVKVTAGGSTALNSITITGDPSTAKTLWRLGDWDGTPGGFKNADLMTHAHPSDGRAAKWTGNVTLGAGDPAASFPAYIWQDVNDGIRVFFRLTAAQAAAAHTLRIGVTDAFAGGRPRVSINDWVSPIPAAPKQPSTRSLTTGSYRGNNHTFTYSVPASAWKSNTSQYNVLKLNIVSGSSGTAFLSPGTSFDCVDLLA